Below is a genomic region from Tripterygium wilfordii isolate XIE 37 chromosome 12, ASM1340144v1, whole genome shotgun sequence.
attgctattgcaattccaggtgtgaagaatcttctcttcttgtgagctcttctaaattcaaatccgattttctattcgtgagcctcactttaaaatctcttgagagttcctcctagtttgttgagtgcaaacactgagtgagtgaatcattgagcctatctttgtaaaacccaaaccgggtactatatttgtgagattttggaagagttggggtaattttgaaacccttgtgtaagagttttgtggagctcttgaaaagccacaccttagtgaaggtttgaaaatcctaggtggtgaacctaggtagtagacgtaggagaagggtctccgaactactataaattacttgtgtgttctttacttgctttacttttacagctttcattaactcttctaatttaacataacttgttttattttatttactttacattattgtttattctgttcatattGCTATTGTCCTGTaaaaattgcaagttaagtactttctagtgcttatcttgttagaagctttgcttcaattggttcctattgtgcaatttattcatattgctcatataggtCCATTTGTGAGCAACTATACTTTGCCAATAATTAAATTGACAGAATTTTGCATCTAGACGCATTATATACTTAAGTTACAAGTttgcttggaaataaattagggaaattgtattagtaagaatcactttgtgtgcttggtgttgtgcttgatttgtgaaattgatataagggggattcctattcggaatttggggacacaattcaccccccctcttgtgtaacctAGGTCCATCAATATCTTCGATTCTCCATGCCCATCTTTATTTTTGTGTGGTCTGGTTAACATCGCTAGTGAAAACAATACTTGTGTATGTTCCTCAAATGATAGAAAACAAAGCCTATAGTACCAGCACATGTTACACTAAAATGTTAAAGAGGCTACACTCTGACCTGCACTTCTATACTACGCTGCAAAAATAATGGATCTTCCTAAGGAGAACTTCACTTTCAGCCTCATATGACACCAGATCACATATTATCCCTTTTAACAAAGAAAAATGTCTAATAACCATCACGGctttcaaaagaaaatgaacagCTAGAACAGAAatcaaaacaatggaataagaGCTGGATAGCAGACAAAACAATACACGTAACCTGAACATAAGCAAGAAAATTCAATAGTTCATAGAACCTCTCAACCCGAATGTCAGCCAGTTTAATATGTAATTACCTTTTTTATCTCCTCGTCAAGCTTTTGCTTTTCCCGTTCTGTTAAAGCTTCACGTTTGTTCAATTCATTGCTCCAGTAATCCAGTTGCTTTTTCTTAGCATCCAATTCATAATTCAGTTTTTCCTGTTCTTCCAAGATCCTTCGAACATTTTCACGTGCAGTTCGCTGCATCTTCCTTGTCTCTGAACAGGGGAAAATAATAGATGTCACAACTTCTATGACACGTGTTTAAGTATGTATGTTATAAGAATTTATATAGGCACCTAACTGTGGGTGGGTTCATCAACCTATTTACAAGCAGATGTGTGTTTTGTATCTATGGACGTCCAAGTGTACGAACAACATACAGCAATCAGAGTTTGATTATTTATCATCCTCAAAAAGACCATGAACCCATGGATGTGTAAACATAACATATAGTGTATATGGCCATTATGCTACATTTGGAGAGAGAGACATTCACAGAAACAAACCTTCAACAAAATCATTGTGCAGCTTGTCTTTCTCTTCAAGCATCCTACTCAAAGACATAGTCTTCTCATTGTACTTGTACTCTAACTCATTCAGGTTTTCATTTGTCAAGCTAATTTTATCAGTCAGATCCGCCACCACATTATTTCTATTTTGGGCTGCTTCATGGACAAGGTCAGCTATTGTTCTTAGTTTTCCTTCAGCGCGCAGGTAATCCCCGATTGGCCCGATAGAATTATGATCATCAGCACGTGCACACCAGCCATATATATGAGAGCCAAGATTCATTTTCTGCTCATTCCATTCCCTTTTGCTGTGACGCTCAGCTTCGAATGCTTTATCAAACTCAGTTGCATTCATGAAACCATTCCAATCATTGTTGAATTTCACCACAGCTTGTGCGGTATGGTCTGGTTCACTCCAGAAAGTACGAACTTCTAAAGGCTTATATTGGGCAAACCGTTTCAACCAATATCCACCATCAAACAAAGCATCCCCATCCTTTGAGTCAGTCACTATGTTGACTATTATTCCCATCCAGGGCCATACATAGAGATCTTCTTGCCCCGGAGTTTTTTTGACAGGTTCTGAAACAACTGGCGGCGGAGCTTGATCTGCTTCAGCACCTAGATCAGTCTCCAAATACTTCGCCAATGCAAGATGGtttgccttttgttttgcaCTTCTGTTAGCAGATCCTTTACCTACTCCTGAAGCATGCTGAAACAATTCCTTATACTTGTAATCTTGTTTCTTCTTCCCAGCACAGAAGGGGCATCTCAATGCACCATTTATATGTTTAACTTTGTATTTTCCACTCCTTAGCTGTTCATATGGCTTGTCCTTGTACTCGTCAATTTCAGATTCACTAATGTCTGACTCTTCATCAGAATTAGAGTCCATCTGACATCCcaccaaatgaaaaaaaataataataatgcaaacCAACATATGAGAATATAGTGGTTAAACTAATAAACATAGCAGTTACCCAACACCTTCCCCTCGCCCCCAAGCACCCAAAAAAAGTACAAAAGGTTCTCATGAACAGGAGTCCTGAGTTGCAGAATTGAACAGCAAGTTTGTGAGTGCGATACTGTAACTGTAATTGAGACGTGCATGGCCTCTCAGAAAATCTGTGCGATACCTtcttttttgatattttctccAAATAAATAAGTACATTATCGTCACAAGGCACAAAAGAAGAAAGGCAGGACACATTCAACAATATACAGATCAAGAACTGGACCCACAAAGAATCAACTCAAACAGAAATAACTTCTATATTTCATCGAGTGACCAAAGAGAACAAGAAGCATCCACTCATAGCATTTGTAATTTTCCCTATGGCCCAATCATAAAACCAGCAGAAGGTTCCTTACAATAGTTTGCCGTCGTTATTAGGAATTTTATACTAGCatgacaacaaaaataaatgaggaGCTTTGGCATAGTCATAGCCTAATCCTTAGGACTTGAACCATGTTAAGGTTTGAGTTCTTTCACAGGCTAATGATAACAATAAATTAATGATGACATGACGTTTTAAAAAAGAGGCATGAGAACACAAAAGGTAGATCAACTAAATAACTAATCAACAAATAACCAACCAAACAGCAGTAAACTTTATGACCTCCCTTAATTCAAATCATGGCAGCTCAACGTTAATGTGTGAGAAAAAGTAAGCAAATAAGGACATAGATAATTATCCACAGGGTATAAGCACCTCAGTTACAATTAGGTAACATATTGATAATAAATAGAAACATATTTGAATGCCATCAGCacttgatttcatttatctagCAAAGAAAGCAGGAGATaaaattttatatgaatttttcaTACACATTCAACCAATTAGAATtcaatatcaacaaaacacaaaaaaaaaaaaaaagaagactcaCATTTTCTTGAATTAGGGTTTGATATGGGCTTCAAAACCGAAAATCTGAGTTCAATAACCTGCAATAATGAAAAATGACAGATGGACCGATTATAGAAGGAGAAAATGGAGGCAAATGCTTTAAGGCTTCAGAAGATACTGAATCGCAACAGCTAGAGACTGCATGCAAAAATAGCAGTCGCTACTCGCGCCAAAGCAAACGCTCTGCCGTAGCAACACCGACCGCTGGTTGCTCCTAGACCAAATGCAGCTTCTGGCACAGTAGAAGCAGCTCGCTTCACCGGCTACAGTAACCAGTATAAGTAAAAAAAGCAGACGAAGAAGAcatggaggaggaagaagtaAATACCTGATGTAACGCGACTGTCCGACTGCGAAAAGCAGGTGGTGGTGTACTGGTATTTAAATTTTGGTAAACGACACCGTAcatgtaaataaatattaaaatagttAATTATTTAGTTTTCCGAATAACATATTTTAAATCCGAGCCGTTGGTTTTATCTCACAGTCCTAAGTCGTAAATATAATGCCTGCCCGGCCCATATCTGTCAGAGTATTAAACATTCATGCTTTAGTTTGAAATATAATGCCAGCCCGGCCCACATCTACAAGAACAACcatacaaaatttcaaaatgatgAAACACATGTATCAATGCAACTTTTTCAATGTCCAAGACATTTTGTTTCCATTATTAAGTGTCTCAAGAATATTAAAATGCCTAAATCTGAAACTCGAAACCCTAAATTAAAATGTTTACAATTTTCTCACATCGGATGACATAACTCAACCGAGTGATATATTACCATAAACAAAGTCCACGCATCTCTTTcacaatatatttattttctagGCCTAAGTACTACGAAAATGGTCCAAGAGAACAAATTCATGCATGTCTTTggtccaaagcggacaatatttatTAATGCATTTGGATTTTTAACATGTTATCGAAGCAAAAAATCGGTCAATTTGAACATGATCTCTACTTGTGTTCATTTGTTGGGTCTCGCAAACAAAGTTCACAAGTGCGaaaaatgtgtgtgtgtttttttttaatatatatttggacttgaatttttaaCAATAACA
It encodes:
- the LOC120011540 gene encoding factor of DNA methylation 1 isoform X2, whose product is MDSNSDEESDISESEIDEYKDKPYEQLRSGKYKVKHINGALRCPFCAGKKKQDYKYKELFQHASGVGKGSANRSAKQKANHLALAKYLETDLGAEADQAPPPVVSEPVKKTPGQEDLYVWPWMGIIVNIVTDSKDGDALFDGGYWLKRFAQYKPLEVRTFWSEPDHTAQAVVKFNNDWNGFMNATEFDKAFEAERHSKREWNEQKMNLGSHIYGWCARADDHNSIGPIGDYLRAEGKLRTIADLVHEAAQNRNNVVADLTDKISLTNENLNELEYKYNEKTMSLSRMLEEKDKLHNDFVEETRKMQRTARENVRRILEEQEKLNYELDAKKKQLDYWSNELNKREALTEREKQKLDEEIKKNDSRNSSLQLASVEQRRADENVLRLVEEQKREKEEALKKILQLEKQLDSKHKLEMEIQELKGKLQVMKCLEEDDVAVQEKVKQMNEDLEEKIENLNEMEDLNKTLLLKERQSNDELQEARKELISGLSEMLSARTNIGIKRMGEIDSKPFQNKCKERFSAEEAPLQASTVCSLWQENLKNPGWHPFKIINTEKKPQEIIDEEDEKLRNLKEEWGSEIYMAVVTALKELNEYNPSGRYVISELWNYKEGRKATLKEVISYILKNIKSLKRKRT
- the LOC120011540 gene encoding factor of DNA methylation 1 isoform X1; amino-acid sequence: MKSSADGIQICFYLLSICYLIVTEMDSNSDEESDISESEIDEYKDKPYEQLRSGKYKVKHINGALRCPFCAGKKKQDYKYKELFQHASGVGKGSANRSAKQKANHLALAKYLETDLGAEADQAPPPVVSEPVKKTPGQEDLYVWPWMGIIVNIVTDSKDGDALFDGGYWLKRFAQYKPLEVRTFWSEPDHTAQAVVKFNNDWNGFMNATEFDKAFEAERHSKREWNEQKMNLGSHIYGWCARADDHNSIGPIGDYLRAEGKLRTIADLVHEAAQNRNNVVADLTDKISLTNENLNELEYKYNEKTMSLSRMLEEKDKLHNDFVEETRKMQRTARENVRRILEEQEKLNYELDAKKKQLDYWSNELNKREALTEREKQKLDEEIKKNDSRNSSLQLASVEQRRADENVLRLVEEQKREKEEALKKILQLEKQLDSKHKLEMEIQELKGKLQVMKCLEEDDVAVQEKVKQMNEDLEEKIENLNEMEDLNKTLLLKERQSNDELQEARKELISGLSEMLSARTNIGIKRMGEIDSKPFQNKCKERFSAEEAPLQASTVCSLWQENLKNPGWHPFKIINTEKKPQEIIDEEDEKLRNLKEEWGSEIYMAVVTALKELNEYNPSGRYVISELWNYKEGRKATLKEVISYILKNIKSLKRKRT